Proteins co-encoded in one Erinaceus europaeus chromosome 2, mEriEur2.1, whole genome shotgun sequence genomic window:
- the RP1L1 gene encoding retinitis pigmentosa 1-like 1 protein, with product MNTNPKDAPVPSHHGCLLPAVARMSSVTQVTPAKKITFLKRGDPRFSGVRLAVHQRTFKSFGALMDELSQRVPLPFGVRCVTTPRGLHGVSALEQLEDGGCYLCSDKMPPRTASVSGSCEVPGTSSSYKAAKGPRRLLLVKNEDPRFQHTVALSHRNTRTLTAFLSKASALLHFPVKQVYTTSGEKVDSLKSLLHGPSVFVCAGHEPFRPLAMEGGRRTETSSEQTLKNKNGSWGPKAKRSVIHARTGSGSRPRWPFLLSENTGLSNPPETQPQAWLDKHPQDMSVPLDPMVAGDNVEKKVHMNEDGSLSVEMKVRFHFLGEDTLLWSRLTGRGARSQTSGELGPPSSASIHFQDLQGVNSGSLSNSNYSSHLYPSNSSSTETSDTGVTTGRIVKASGGCSPCQGPKQEDMSDMSLGTLPCASPGAMVREWLSHIPEEPLLVKAEMVDQTLGMIGVDSGSVQEDHAIKCSPVGLGKTTQVRQPSLEGVISEDQEPGAVLPMAGNAGLYSEGGPPPSGVANTPQEAGVGKEAAVGVEGLPPRVSAHAHIIKVLLDSKRGRPSSLPEVSGKQASKLSHSAQALVTCLANLHFFDQDPVCPANQVRFTDSAQYQELLGIFQTLWMGGTFGLGQPEWCEVPQGLRSHMETEDLTPTSSSGVDVGNGSGGSGESSGPLVPERIELPLKTPNLEPNSRTSENTKDPDNQQLYAPEDSPSSQMKTPISHEFRAEGGHVVGGDLDQKADTMPDVEVQLEKAKDGMEEKDSQGENVKGEESSEEGRDSGQELSRTDSQDREDTQGRVQEEEAGRGLASKVTPDPEVPLLLPAERRENCPEYPRSLSERHSNTSRSHSDPRIETDVDKLSGEWELGCKFPQAQLSPGTSEKGPWRPRRPSLDPDILWVSRMLRKMEKVFMAHLAESMAKMRARWDLQACELLDQMVSELQQDLGWRLQASTDQELRKIQSQVGARLKAREALRWEMSLQTEQHRHCLQGLHNLWGAPALSLDDGALGVRLGREIAGEEFCPCEACLRKKEIPVTRVPIDTMGTASAPITKAFDLQHILQKKGQPAEEGAAEGAPEWRRDREEALQRAEEDFIDQKRDKTEDLPIDSGPKEPEGEEKGLDEKQEEEEKSCVVQVSSEAEAPEGGNPSAGEQSDNAQTAKILEAEAESKEGSHKLEPSLSHSSEEQMPSSTAPPRDTSCLPFTASHHMADSSRTLGTFSSFLASYMLRLLYRKAELLLGLLQRLRGVNYAI from the exons ATGAATACCAACCCCAAGGATGCTCCTGTTCCAAGTCACCATGGATGCCTCCTGCCTGCTGTGGCCCGGATGTCCTCTGTCACCCAGGTCACACCGGCCAAGAAGATCACCTTCTTGAAGAGGGGGGACCCCCGGTTTTCGGGGGTCCGCCTGGCTGTCCACCAGCGCACCTTTAAGAGCTTTGGTGCCCTGATGGATGAGCTCTCCCAGCGTGTGCCTCTGCCATTCGGGGTGCGCTGTGTCACCACACCCCGGGGCCTGCATGGTGTCAGTGCCCTGGAGCAGCTTGAGGATGGGGGCTGCTACCTCTGCTCTGATAAAATGCCCCCCCGGACTGCCTCAGTGTCAGGCTCCTGTGAGGTGCCAGGAACCTCCTCTTCCTACAAGGCTGCTAAAGGCCCAAGGAGGCTACTGCTGGTTAAGAATGAGGACCCCCGATTCCAGCACACAGTGGCCCTCAGTCACAGGAACACTAGGACCCTAACAGCCTTTCTCAGCAAAGCCTCAGCTCTGCTCCATTTtcctgtgaagcaggtgtacacAACCAGCGGGGAAAAG GTGGACTCTCTGAAGAGTCTGCTGCATGGCCCCTCAGTGTTTGTGTGTGCTGGTCATGAGCCCTTCAGACCTCTGGCCATGGAAGGTGGCAGAAGAACTGAAACTTCATCTGAACAAACTTTGAAGAACAAAAATG GGAGCTGGGGACCCAAGGCCAAGCGCAGCGTGATCCATGCCAGGACCGGGTCGGGAAGCAGGCCACGGTGGCCTTTCTTGCTTTCGGAGAATACTGGTCTCAGCAACCCCCCAGAGACTCAGCCTCAGGCCTGGCTGGACAAACATCCTCAGGACATGTCTGTCCCACTGGACCCCATGGTAGCTGGGGACAATGTGGAGAAGAAGGTCCACATGAACGAGGATGGCAGCCTATCAGTAGAAATGAAAGTTCGCTTCCACTTCCTGGGCGAGGATACACTCCTGTGGTCCAGGCTGACTGGGAGGG GTGCCAGGAGCCAAACCTCTGGGGAGCTAGGGCCACCCTCTTCTGCCTCTATTCATTTCCAGGACCTCCAAGGGGTCAATAGTGGCTCCCTGAGCAATTCTAACTATTCATCTCATCTCTACCCTTCAAACTCTTCCTCTACTGAAA CCTCTGATACAGGGGTCACCACAGGGAGAATTGTCAAAGCTAGTGGAGGGTGCAGCCCCTGTCAAGGCCCCAAACAAGAGGACATGAGTGACATGTCCTTGGGCACCCTGCCCTGTGCCTCACCAGGGGCCATGGTGCGTGAGTGGTTGAGCCACATTCCAGAAGAGCCATTGCTTGTGAAAGCTGAGATGGTCGACCAGACCTTGGGCATGATCGGTGTAGACTCAGGAAGTGTCCAGGAGGACCATGCCATCAAATGTTCCCCAGTAGGCCTGGGGAAGACAACTCAGGTCAGACAGCCATCCCTGGAAGGGGTTATCAGTGAGGACCAGGAACCAGGGGCAGTCCTCCCTATGGCTGGAAATGCTGGTCTATACTCAGAAGGGGGCCCTCCACCCAGTGGAGTTGCAAACACACCCCAGGAGGCTGGGGTGGGTAAAGAAGCAGCTGTAGGTGTGGAGGGGCTGCCTCCCAGGGTCTCTGCCCATGCACACATCATTAAAGTGCTGCTTGACTCCAAGCGGGGCCGACCTAGCAGCTTGCCTGAAGTGTCAGGTAAGCAGGCCAGCAAGCTCAGCCACTCAGCCCAGGCCCTGGTTACTTGTCTGGCCAACCTCCACTTCTTTGACCAGGATCCAGTTTGTCCTGCTAACCAAGTGAGGTTCACAGACTCAGCTCAGTACCAGGAGCTTCTGGGCATATTCCAGACCCTGTGGATGGGGGGTACGTTTGGTCTGGGTCAGCCAGAGTGGTGCGAGGTTCCACAGGGCCTCAGGTCCCACATGGAGACAGAGGATCTCACACCCACATCCTCCTCTGGTGTGGATGTTGGTAATGGCTCCGGAGGATCAGGGGAGAGCAGTGGCCCTCTGGTCCCTGAGAGGATAGAGTTGCCTTTGAAAACCCCCAACCTTGAACCCAACTCCAGAACCTCAGAGAATACCAAGGATCCAGACAATCAACAACTTTATGCACCTGAGGATTCCCCTAGCTCCCAAATGAAGACTCCTATCTCTCATGAGTTCAGAGCAGAGGGGGGCCATGTGGTGGGTGGTGACCTGGACCAAAAAGCTGATACCATGCCAGATGTGGAGGTGCAGCTAGAGAAAGCAAAGGATGGAATGGAAGAAAAAGATTCACAAGGAGAGAATGTCAAAGGGGAAGAGTCTTCAGAAGAGGGAAGGGACTCAGGGCAGGAATTGTCAAGGACTGACTCCCAGGACAGAGAGGACACACAGGGCAGAgtgcaggaagaggaagcaggaagAGGCCTTGCCTCCAAGGTGACCCCAGATCCTGAGGTGCCTCTGCTCCTGCccgcagagaggagagagaactgcCCAGAGTACCCTAGGAGCCTCAGTGAGAGACACTCCAACACCAGCAGGAGTCATAGTGACCCTCGCATAGAAACTGATGTGGACAAGTTGTCAGGAGAATGGGAGCTGGGCTGTAAGTTCCCCCAGGCCCAACTCAGTCCTGGGACCAGCGAGAAGGGCCCTTGGAGGCCTCGCAGGCCATCCCTAGACCCAGACATCCTCTGGGTGTCCAGGATGCTGAGGAAGATGGAGAAGGTCTTCATGGCCCACCTGGCCGAGTCCATGGCTAAGATGCGGGCCCGCTGGGACCTGCAGGCCTGTGAGCTACTGGACCAGATGGTGAGTGAGCTGCAGCAGGACCTGGGCTGGCGACTCCAAGCTAGCACTGACCAAGAGCTTCGGAAGATTCAGagtcaggtgggggccaggctgaagGCCAGAGAAGCCCTCCGGTGGGAGATGTCCCTACAGACAGAGCAGCATCGCCATTGCCTTCAGGGCCTACACAACCTCTGGGGGGCTCCAGCCCTCAGCCTGGatgatggagctctgggggtacgGTTGGGGAGAGAGATTGCGGGGGAAGAGTTCTGCCCCTGTGAGGCCtgtctgaggaagaaagagatcccTGTGACCCGGGTCCCCATAGACACCATGGGGACAGCCAGTGCACCCATCACAAAGGCTTTTGACCTGCAGCACATTCTGCAGAAGAAAGGACAGCCTGCAGAAGAAGGTGCAGCAGAGGGGGCCCCTGagtggagaagagacagagaagaagcacTCCAGAGGGCAGAGGAGGATTTCATTGATCAGAAGAGAGACAAGACTGAGGATCTCCCTATTGACAGTGGCCCCAAGGAGCctgagggggaggaaaagggCCTGGATGAGaagcaagaagaagaagagaagagctgTGTTGTCCAGGTTAGTTCAGAGGCTGAAGCTCCAGAAGGAGGTAATCCAAGTGCAGGGGAACAGAGTGACAATGCCCAAACTGCCAAGATCCTGGAAGCAGAAG